In Sphingomonas sp. Leaf357, a single genomic region encodes these proteins:
- a CDS encoding pirin family protein, with product MNSERLLVDRAVARIDDPIAVAGNVAGHRARRLIDGTETAFSDPFILMAEDWMPRDAFAKHPHRGIETVTLVLDGAVEHADSGGNEGLLREGDAQWMTAGRGVTHVENALPGTIAHTVQLWVNLAARDKMTAPRYQTLRRARVPVRHEPGAVIRLLSGTSGDVSSDTLNYVPVTAIDATLDAGGSFDQALAPDYNAFVLVLNGEALVGPDETTVRAGALAWLTHGDGSSASKVRIAASAAETRVLLFAGAPLREPIAFGGPFVMNTPSEIKQAFADYRSGRF from the coding sequence ATGAACAGTGAACGTCTACTCGTCGATCGCGCCGTGGCGCGGATCGACGACCCGATCGCGGTGGCCGGCAATGTGGCCGGCCACCGCGCCCGCCGCCTGATCGACGGCACCGAAACAGCATTTTCAGACCCATTCATCCTGATGGCCGAAGACTGGATGCCGCGCGACGCGTTCGCAAAGCATCCGCACCGCGGGATTGAAACCGTGACGCTGGTGCTAGACGGAGCGGTGGAGCATGCCGACAGCGGCGGCAACGAGGGCCTGCTTCGCGAAGGCGACGCGCAATGGATGACCGCCGGTCGCGGTGTAACGCACGTTGAGAACGCGCTGCCGGGTACGATCGCCCATACCGTGCAGCTGTGGGTTAACCTGGCTGCTCGGGACAAGATGACCGCACCCCGCTACCAAACTCTGCGCCGGGCGAGAGTGCCTGTCCGGCATGAGCCAGGAGCGGTGATCCGGCTGCTGTCAGGGACGTCAGGCGACGTCTCCTCCGATACGCTGAACTACGTGCCGGTGACTGCGATCGATGCGACGCTGGATGCGGGCGGTTCGTTCGACCAAGCGCTGGCGCCCGACTACAACGCGTTCGTCTTGGTCCTGAATGGCGAAGCGCTGGTCGGACCCGATGAAACGACGGTGCGTGCAGGCGCGCTAGCTTGGCTGACGCATGGCGACGGAAGCTCGGCGTCCAAGGTCAGGATCGCTGCGTCGGCGGCGGAGACACGAGTCCTGCTGTTCGCCGGCGCGCCGCTGCGGGAGCCAATCGCATTCGGCGGCCCATTCGTCATGAACACGCCTTCCGAAATCAAGCAGGCCTTCGCCGACTATCGGTCGGGCCGGTTCTAA
- a CDS encoding YceI family protein, translating into MRNKILATAALALAAYSGLLSAATPEPGNASAAAVTAGRYTVESSHTRVQFSVSHMGFTDWYGDLTGARGTLKLDPRNIAGSTLDISVPIASVSTTNVKLDDELRGAQWFDAKQFPDISFVSTRVVRTGARDAAITGNLTFHGVTRPVTLQAHFNGAGVNPLDKNYTVGFSATTTIRRSDFGVKAYIPLIGDTTQLRVSAAFVRSAD; encoded by the coding sequence ATGCGTAACAAGATTCTCGCAACCGCAGCGCTTGCTCTCGCGGCATATAGCGGCCTCCTCTCGGCCGCGACGCCGGAGCCGGGCAATGCGAGTGCAGCGGCCGTCACTGCTGGTCGCTACACGGTCGAATCCAGCCATACACGCGTCCAATTTAGCGTTTCCCACATGGGGTTCACCGACTGGTACGGTGACCTGACGGGCGCACGCGGGACGCTGAAACTCGACCCCCGGAACATCGCTGGCAGCACGCTCGACATCAGCGTGCCGATCGCTTCGGTATCGACGACAAACGTCAAGCTGGACGACGAGCTACGCGGCGCGCAATGGTTCGACGCCAAGCAGTTCCCGGACATCAGCTTCGTGTCGACAAGGGTTGTTCGCACGGGAGCCAGGGACGCTGCCATCACTGGCAATTTGACTTTCCACGGCGTGACCCGGCCCGTTACCTTGCAGGCACACTTCAACGGTGCCGGCGTCAATCCGCTCGACAAGAACTACACCGTCGGATTCAGCGCGACGACGACCATCCGGCGGTCCGACTTTGGCGTGAAGGCCTATATCCCATTGATTGGAGACACCACCCAGTTGCGCGTAAGCGCTGCTTTCGTTCGGTCGGCAGATTAA
- a CDS encoding MarR family winged helix-turn-helix transcriptional regulator produces the protein MLEVFRLNGNLIAAGDALVGDLGLTSARWQVLGAIALSPVRLPVAHIARNMGLTRQAVQRVTDDMRRDSLIRLEPNPHHRRAMLVTMTEQGEAAYTKASARQERWADELAAGLTPDTVEAAAAMLRTIQKRLNERSAPAALGVAPITQDA, from the coding sequence GTGCTTGAGGTTTTTCGTCTAAACGGGAACCTGATCGCTGCGGGCGACGCCTTGGTGGGCGATCTCGGGCTGACCAGCGCACGATGGCAGGTGCTAGGAGCCATCGCGCTTTCCCCAGTACGGTTGCCGGTCGCCCACATCGCCCGGAACATGGGTTTGACCCGTCAGGCAGTACAGCGCGTCACGGACGACATGCGCCGAGATAGCCTAATCCGGCTCGAACCAAACCCCCACCATCGCCGTGCGATGCTGGTGACCATGACCGAGCAGGGAGAAGCCGCCTACACGAAGGCGAGTGCCCGGCAGGAACGCTGGGCAGACGAACTTGCGGCCGGCCTGACTCCCGATACTGTCGAGGCCGCCGCCGCGATGCTGCGAACCATCCAAAAGCGATTGAACGAGCGGTCTGCACCCGCCGCGCTCGGCGTCGCACCGATTACGCAAGACGCCTGA
- a CDS encoding glutathione S-transferase family protein: protein MSLTFYTNPNSRGRIVRWMLEEVGCDYETVVLDYQESSEGDEWGGAALDRPDDASDLRAGFFTDVNPIGKVPAIVHDGHIVTEAAAIIAYLAEAFPAAGLAPTAAERADYLRWMFFAAGPVEQAVTNHRAGFVPAPEQEFFFGYGSYGRTMDQLERAVKGRRYVAGDRFTAADIYLGSHIGWGLGLQTVPPREAFLTYIMPLTAREAYLRGVAKDDALLAKSAAQTN, encoded by the coding sequence GTGAGCCTGACATTCTACACGAACCCGAACTCGCGCGGCAGGATCGTGCGCTGGATGCTCGAAGAGGTGGGCTGCGACTATGAGACCGTGGTGCTGGACTATCAGGAGTCGAGCGAGGGTGATGAATGGGGAGGGGCGGCGCTCGATCGGCCGGACGACGCATCCGACCTGCGCGCCGGCTTCTTCACCGACGTGAACCCGATCGGCAAGGTGCCCGCGATTGTCCATGACGGACATATTGTAACGGAGGCGGCGGCGATCATCGCCTATTTGGCGGAAGCTTTCCCAGCCGCAGGGCTGGCACCGACCGCCGCGGAGCGCGCCGACTATCTACGCTGGATGTTCTTCGCGGCAGGACCGGTCGAGCAGGCGGTGACAAACCACCGCGCTGGCTTCGTGCCCGCGCCGGAGCAGGAATTCTTCTTTGGTTACGGTAGCTACGGCCGAACGATGGATCAGCTCGAACGTGCGGTGAAAGGACGCCGCTACGTTGCGGGTGACCGCTTCACCGCCGCCGACATCTATCTCGGATCACATATCGGCTGGGGTCTTGGCTTGCAGACGGTGCCACCTCGCGAAGCATTCCTGACCTATATTATGCCGCTGACGGCGCGCGAAGCGTATCTCCGCGGCGTGGCCAAAGACGACGCGCTGCTCGCGAAATCGGCAGCCCAAACCAACTGA